One segment of Streptomyces sp. NBC_01463 DNA contains the following:
- a CDS encoding ATP-binding protein, producing MTALQAQPPVTVSVFAQRCSATRLGATLARRLAVWKLDVWGVPYGTQLSDTVALLVAELAANAVLHGRVPGRDFELRLVYAYGTGVVRVEISDTHEARPDPDAAPRVDPEADGGRGLLIVEETAARWGVSDRLGPGKTVWAETGPVAR from the coding sequence ATGACAGCACTGCAAGCCCAACCGCCCGTAACCGTAAGCGTGTTCGCCCAGCGCTGCTCCGCCACCCGCCTGGGCGCGACCCTCGCGCGGCGCCTGGCTGTATGGAAGCTCGATGTCTGGGGGGTCCCGTACGGCACGCAGCTCTCCGACACCGTGGCGCTCCTCGTCGCCGAGCTCGCGGCCAACGCGGTCCTGCACGGGCGGGTGCCGGGGCGCGACTTCGAGCTGCGGCTCGTGTACGCGTACGGGACCGGAGTCGTACGTGTCGAGATCTCCGACACCCACGAGGCCCGCCCGGACCCAGACGCCGCGCCCCGGGTCGACCCGGAGGCCGACGGGGGCAGGGGCCTCCTCATCGTCGAGGAGACCGCCGCCCGCTGGGGCGTGAGCGATCGGCTCGGGCCGGGCAAGACGGTGTGGGCGGAGACGGGACCGGTTGCCCGGTGA
- a CDS encoding LysR family transcriptional regulator, with protein MVDLETRELDYFVAVAEELHFGRAAARLAIAQPALSKAIQRVETRLGVQLLVRSSRRVSLTPAGEALLHHGRHALNAVSAAARSARRAGDVQAQLRLVIKPGGDANLLSGILAAYAGQPDARRVDILFGGATDRADYLRDGRADVALLYAPFDDLTGLESETLFVEGRVAILPRDHRLAARTELRMADLEHETLPRWKGVPGSGTGPEIVDVAQMTQLIMLGRTIAILPQSSVEPVHPGLVYKPVVDAAPSRLVVAWSQLDQRPLVASFAAAAVAASRSQRGSASSPGAGAFPDGEAG; from the coding sequence ATGGTTGATCTGGAGACGCGTGAGCTCGACTACTTCGTCGCGGTCGCCGAGGAGCTGCACTTCGGCCGCGCCGCCGCGCGCCTCGCCATCGCTCAGCCGGCGCTGTCGAAAGCGATTCAACGTGTCGAAACGCGGCTCGGCGTCCAGCTGCTCGTGCGCTCCAGCCGCCGCGTCTCGCTGACGCCGGCCGGGGAGGCGTTGCTGCACCACGGCCGCCACGCGCTTAACGCGGTGAGCGCCGCGGCCCGGAGTGCGCGCCGGGCCGGTGACGTCCAGGCGCAGCTACGGCTGGTGATCAAGCCCGGTGGCGATGCCAACCTGCTGTCCGGGATTCTTGCCGCGTATGCCGGGCAGCCCGATGCGCGCAGGGTGGACATTCTGTTCGGCGGTGCCACCGACCGGGCGGACTATCTGCGTGACGGCAGGGCCGATGTTGCGCTGTTGTACGCGCCGTTCGACGATCTCACGGGACTGGAGTCCGAGACGCTGTTCGTCGAAGGGCGTGTGGCGATTCTGCCGCGGGACCACCGGCTGGCCGCGCGCACCGAGCTGCGCATGGCCGACCTGGAGCATGAGACGCTGCCGCGCTGGAAGGGGGTCCCGGGCAGCGGGACCGGCCCGGAGATCGTGGACGTGGCGCAGATGACGCAGCTGATCATGCTCGGCCGGACGATCGCGATCCTGCCGCAGTCGTCCGTCGAACCCGTTCACCCGGGGCTGGTCTACAAGCCGGTGGTCGATGCGGCGCCCAGCCGACTGGTCGTCGCCTGGTCGCAGCTCGACCAGCGGCCGCTCGTCGCCTCGTTCGCCGCCGCAGCGGTTGCCGCGAGCCGGTCGCAGCGGGGCTCGGCGTCGAGCCCGGGGGCGGGCGCCTTCCCGGACGGTGAGGCCGGATAG
- a CDS encoding sigma-70 family RNA polymerase sigma factor — protein MSDLTATTTDIDSRLEGHRVELTGYCYRMLGSAFEAEDAVQDTLVRAWRNIDKFEGRSSLRSWLYRIATNVCLDMLTAGNKRARPVDLSGPTPLAQAALNPLPENTWLEPMPDGRILPSVADPAEAAVARESVRLAFVAALQHLPPKQRAVLILREVLAWKASEVAELLDTSVASVNSALQRARATLTDHQGETSAADAADPLDEEQRKLLERYVAAFEGYDMKALTALLHEDAVMTMPPFDLWLRGHDDITGFMTSIGAACAGSRLVATSANGTPAFAHYKPNPDGPGFVPWAVQVIDIQDGAITGMHCFLDTPRWFPLFGLPDHLDADAA, from the coding sequence ATGAGTGATCTGACGGCGACGACGACTGATATCGACAGCCGTCTGGAGGGACACCGGGTCGAGCTGACCGGTTACTGCTACCGGATGCTCGGCTCGGCCTTCGAGGCGGAGGACGCGGTCCAGGACACGCTGGTCCGCGCGTGGCGCAACATCGACAAGTTCGAGGGACGCTCGTCGCTGCGGTCCTGGCTGTACCGCATCGCGACGAACGTCTGCCTCGACATGCTCACCGCGGGCAACAAGCGGGCCAGGCCGGTCGACCTCTCCGGGCCGACGCCGCTCGCGCAGGCCGCGCTCAACCCGCTCCCGGAGAACACCTGGCTGGAGCCGATGCCGGACGGGCGGATCCTGCCGTCCGTCGCGGACCCGGCCGAGGCCGCCGTCGCGCGCGAGTCGGTACGGCTCGCGTTCGTCGCCGCGCTCCAGCATCTGCCGCCGAAGCAGCGTGCGGTGCTGATCCTGCGCGAGGTGCTCGCGTGGAAGGCCAGTGAGGTCGCCGAGCTGCTCGACACCTCCGTCGCCTCGGTCAACAGCGCCCTCCAGCGCGCCCGGGCCACGCTCACCGACCACCAGGGCGAGACCTCGGCCGCCGACGCGGCGGACCCGCTCGACGAGGAGCAGCGCAAGCTCCTGGAGCGGTATGTGGCGGCGTTCGAGGGCTACGACATGAAGGCGCTGACCGCGCTGCTCCATGAGGACGCCGTCATGACGATGCCGCCGTTCGACCTCTGGCTGCGGGGCCACGACGACATCACCGGCTTCATGACGTCGATCGGCGCGGCCTGCGCGGGCTCCCGGCTGGTCGCCACCTCGGCGAACGGCACCCCGGCGTTCGCGCACTACAAGCCGAATCCGGACGGTCCCGGGTTCGTGCCGTGGGCCGTGCAGGTCATCGACATCCAGGACGGGGCGATCACCGGGATGCACTGCTTCCTGGACACCCCGCGGTGGTTCCCGCTGTTCGGACTGCCGGACCACCTGGACGCCGATGCCGCGTGA
- a CDS encoding MFS transporter → MPPASTGASTLTVAASTQSSPAATASERLEPGRPGYRRMSFALFAAGVATFALLYSTQALLPAVSASFGATAGQASWTVSAATGALALCVLPMSALSERFGRRQMMTASLVVAVTVGLFVPFAPSLGWLIALRAVQGAALAGLPASAMAYLAEEVRPKALVAAIGLFVAGNSIGGMSGRILTGWVAQAWGWRAALGAVGLLAVACAVVFHFMIPKARHFTPGSLNPRALAKTVGGHLADPLLRRLYAIGALFMTVFGAVYTVIGYRLVEAPFSLPQGVVGSIFLVYLVGTVSSAAAGKLVARLGRRGALYLAVSTTAAGLLLSLADQLAAVLLGLVLITAGFFAGHAVASSSVSRTATTGRAQASALYQSAYYLGSSAGGTLGAVAFHAGGWAGTVALGLLAVLGVVSITLYGSRAARAQRMGAATVASVPN, encoded by the coding sequence ATGCCTCCTGCCAGTACCGGGGCGTCCACCCTCACCGTGGCCGCCTCGACCCAGTCGTCCCCCGCAGCCACCGCTTCAGAGCGGCTCGAACCCGGTCGCCCCGGCTACCGCCGGATGAGCTTCGCGCTCTTCGCCGCCGGTGTCGCCACGTTCGCGCTCCTCTACTCCACCCAGGCCCTGCTGCCCGCCGTCTCCGCCTCCTTCGGCGCCACGGCCGGGCAGGCGAGCTGGACGGTGTCCGCCGCGACGGGTGCGCTGGCGCTCTGCGTGCTGCCGATGAGTGCGCTGTCCGAGCGGTTCGGGCGGCGGCAGATGATGACCGCCTCGCTGGTGGTCGCGGTGACCGTGGGGCTGTTCGTACCGTTCGCGCCCTCGCTCGGCTGGCTGATCGCGCTGCGCGCGGTCCAGGGCGCCGCGCTCGCCGGTCTGCCCGCCTCCGCGATGGCGTACCTGGCGGAGGAGGTCCGGCCGAAGGCGCTCGTCGCCGCGATCGGGCTGTTCGTCGCCGGCAACAGCATCGGCGGGATGAGCGGCCGCATCCTCACCGGCTGGGTCGCCCAGGCGTGGGGCTGGCGCGCGGCGCTCGGCGCGGTCGGGCTGCTGGCCGTGGCCTGCGCCGTCGTCTTCCACTTCATGATCCCCAAGGCCCGGCACTTCACCCCCGGTTCGCTGAACCCGAGGGCGCTGGCCAAGACCGTCGGCGGGCACCTCGCCGATCCGCTGCTGCGCCGGCTGTACGCGATCGGCGCGCTGTTCATGACGGTGTTCGGCGCGGTCTACACGGTGATCGGCTACCGGCTCGTCGAGGCGCCGTTCAGCCTCCCGCAGGGTGTGGTCGGGTCGATCTTCCTCGTCTACCTGGTCGGTACGGTCTCCTCCGCGGCTGCGGGGAAGCTCGTCGCCCGGCTGGGGCGCCGGGGTGCGCTCTACCTCGCCGTCTCCACCACGGCCGCCGGTCTGCTGCTCTCGCTCGCCGACCAGCTGGCCGCCGTGCTCCTCGGCCTGGTCCTGATCACGGCCGGGTTCTTCGCCGGGCACGCGGTCGCCTCGTCCTCCGTGAGCCGCACCGCCACCACGGGCCGCGCCCAGGCGTCGGCGCTCTACCAGTCGGCGTACTACCTGGGCTCCAGCGCGGGCGGCACGCTCGGCGCCGTCGCCTTCCACGCCGGCGGCTGGGCGGGCACGGTCGCGCTGGGACTGCTCGCGGTCCTCGGTGTCGTCTCGATCACGTTGTACGGGTCGCGGGCCGCCCGCGCCCAGCGGATGGGCGCGGCGACCGTGGCGTCCGTACCGAACTGA
- a CDS encoding helix-turn-helix domain-containing protein gives MTADHESATASGGPELSDSLRTFGAVLKALREAAGLTQEDFAPRVRYSAAYIAKIEQGKRFPPENLPERAAEALGAVAGKVLGAAARSLRRRAGLASWFQQWAGIEEEAITLYAYECRGIPGLLQPEGYIRAVFERQLPPLTETQIQRQVTARLERQRLLCERPNTAFSFVIEQAVLERRVGGEGVTAVAVDHLLSIGRYTNVEIQIMPLRQEDHTGIDGQLYLAESPGNQWFGYTEGHRSSALLTAPSEVSILLQRYGKLRSQALDCRATVSLLERMRGAL, from the coding sequence ATGACTGCAGACCACGAGAGCGCCACGGCGAGCGGCGGGCCCGAGCTGTCCGACAGCCTGCGGACATTCGGGGCCGTCCTGAAGGCCCTGCGCGAAGCCGCCGGCCTCACCCAGGAGGACTTCGCGCCTCGCGTGCGGTACTCGGCCGCCTACATCGCCAAGATCGAGCAGGGCAAGCGATTCCCGCCGGAGAACCTGCCGGAGCGGGCAGCGGAGGCCCTGGGAGCGGTCGCGGGCAAAGTGCTCGGCGCCGCCGCGCGAAGCCTGCGCAGGAGGGCCGGGCTCGCCTCCTGGTTCCAGCAGTGGGCCGGGATCGAAGAGGAAGCGATCACGCTGTACGCGTACGAGTGCCGGGGGATTCCTGGGTTGTTACAGCCCGAGGGATACATCCGTGCCGTGTTTGAACGCCAGTTGCCGCCTCTCACGGAGACACAGATCCAACGACAGGTCACGGCTCGGCTCGAACGTCAGCGGCTCCTGTGCGAACGCCCCAACACCGCCTTCAGCTTCGTCATCGAGCAAGCTGTTCTGGAGCGTCGTGTTGGCGGAGAAGGTGTTACCGCCGTTGCCGTCGACCATCTGCTGAGCATCGGCCGGTACACCAACGTCGAGATCCAGATCATGCCGCTCAGGCAGGAGGACCACACGGGAATCGACGGGCAGTTGTATCTGGCCGAGAGCCCGGGCAACCAGTGGTTCGGCTACACCGAGGGCCACCGTTCAAGCGCCCTGCTCACCGCCCCGAGCGAAGTCAGCATCCTGCTTCAGCGCTATGGCAAGCTGCGTTCCCAGGCCCTGGATTGCCGGGCTACGGTGAGCTTGCTGGAACGGATGCGAGGAGCGCTATGA
- a CDS encoding DUF397 domain-containing protein has protein sequence MSTTELNWFKSSYSGGDGDNCVEVAVRPHAVHVRDSKDTDRRPFTVSTAAWSDFTAYASAVAS, from the coding sequence ATGAGCACCACAGAGCTGAACTGGTTCAAGAGCAGCTACAGCGGCGGCGATGGCGACAACTGCGTAGAGGTGGCCGTGCGCCCCCACGCCGTCCACGTCCGCGACTCCAAGGACACCGACCGCCGCCCGTTCACCGTCTCCACCGCCGCGTGGTCGGACTTCACCGCGTACGCATCCGCCGTCGCATCCTGA
- a CDS encoding PspC domain-containing protein: protein MAALARPSDGRMIGGVCAALARRFGTSAGTMRVIFLVSCLLPGPQFLLYLGLWLLLPTEKTSSATAW, encoded by the coding sequence ATGGCCGCACTTGCCCGCCCCAGTGACGGACGCATGATCGGCGGAGTGTGCGCGGCGCTGGCACGGCGCTTCGGCACCTCCGCGGGGACCATGCGCGTCATCTTCCTCGTCTCGTGCCTGCTGCCGGGCCCGCAGTTCCTGCTCTACCTGGGGCTGTGGCTGCTGCTCCCCACGGAGAAGACCTCGTCCGCGACCGCCTGGTAG
- a CDS encoding adenosine deaminase yields the protein MMSPTLNVPGQDQIRRAPKVLLHDHLDGGLRPGTIVELAAANGYDGLPESDADKLGIWFREAADSGSLERYLETFAHTCAVMQTRDALVRVAAECAEDLAADGVVYAEIRYAPEQHLEAGLSLEEVVEAVNAGFREGEARARRDGNRIRVGALLTAMRHAARSLEIAELANRYRDQGVVGFDIAGAEAGFPPTRHLDAFEYLKRENNHFTIHAGEAFGLPSIWQAIQWCGADRLGHGVRIIDDIEVAADGSVKLGRLASYVRDKRIPLELCPTSNLQTGAAASYAEHPIGLLRRLHFRATVNTDNRLMSGTSMSREFEKLTETFGYTLDDMQWFTVNAMKSAFIPFDERLAMISDVIKPGYAELKSEWLFEQTAATSVSSSAGG from the coding sequence ATGATGAGCCCGACCCTCAATGTGCCCGGCCAGGATCAGATCCGGCGTGCCCCCAAGGTCCTTCTCCACGACCACCTCGACGGCGGCCTGCGCCCCGGGACGATCGTCGAACTCGCGGCGGCCAACGGTTACGACGGACTTCCCGAGAGCGATGCCGACAAGCTCGGCATCTGGTTCCGGGAGGCCGCCGACTCCGGGTCGCTGGAGCGGTATCTGGAGACGTTCGCCCACACCTGCGCCGTCATGCAGACCCGTGACGCGCTCGTCAGGGTCGCCGCCGAGTGCGCCGAGGACCTGGCCGCCGACGGTGTCGTCTACGCCGAGATCCGGTACGCGCCCGAGCAGCACCTGGAAGCCGGGCTGAGCCTCGAAGAGGTCGTCGAGGCGGTCAACGCGGGCTTCCGCGAGGGCGAGGCCCGGGCCCGCCGGGACGGCAACCGGATCCGGGTGGGCGCGCTGCTCACCGCGATGCGGCACGCGGCCCGTTCGCTGGAGATCGCCGAACTCGCCAACCGCTACCGCGACCAGGGCGTCGTCGGCTTCGACATCGCGGGCGCCGAGGCGGGCTTCCCGCCCACCCGGCACCTCGACGCGTTCGAGTACCTCAAGCGCGAGAACAACCACTTCACCATCCACGCGGGCGAGGCCTTCGGCCTGCCGTCGATCTGGCAGGCCATCCAGTGGTGCGGCGCCGACCGGCTCGGCCACGGCGTGCGCATCATCGACGACATCGAGGTCGCCGCGGACGGCAGCGTGAAGCTCGGCCGGCTCGCCTCCTACGTACGGGACAAGCGCATCCCGCTGGAGCTCTGCCCGACCTCCAACCTGCAGACCGGTGCCGCGGCCTCGTACGCCGAGCACCCCATCGGGCTGCTGCGCAGGCTCCACTTCCGGGCCACGGTGAACACCGACAACCGGCTGATGAGCGGTACGAGCATGAGCCGGGAATTCGAGAAGCTGACCGAGACGTTCGGATACACGCTCGATGACATGCAGTGGTTCACCGTCAATGCGATGAAATCAGCATTCATTCCTTTCGATGAACGTCTGGCGATGATCAGCGACGTCATCAAGCCCGGGTACGCCGAGCTGAAGTCCGAATGGCTCTTCGAGCAGACCGCTGCGACCAGCGTGTCTTCCTCTGCCGGCGGCTGA
- a CDS encoding LysR family transcriptional regulator produces the protein MAHQHSSQPRLSPSSYEEDIRAVLAPRLAYFEAVARHEHVTRAAHELGVPQSTLSRAMVRLEQDLGVALFARKGRTVSLTPAGRTFLGSAERALAEVEKAADSVRADADPTAGKVAFGFLHTMGSETVPALIRAFRADHPRVRFQLVQNYGEAMIERLRAGGLDLCLTSPVPDAPDLVARRLDEQRLRLVVPEDHRLATRRRIRLAEAADETFVTLEPGYGLRRITDDLCTEAGFVPRVAFEGEEAETLRGLVAAGLGVALLPPPAVARPGVVELTVTAPRAAREIGVAWLDGHPDTPPVAAFKKFLLSRRGNLLPE, from the coding sequence ATGGCGCATCAGCACAGCTCACAGCCTCGGCTGTCACCAAGCAGTTACGAAGAAGACATCCGGGCGGTCCTCGCGCCGCGCCTGGCGTACTTCGAGGCGGTCGCCCGCCACGAACACGTGACCCGTGCCGCGCACGAGCTCGGCGTCCCGCAGTCCACGCTCTCGCGGGCCATGGTCCGCCTGGAACAGGACCTGGGCGTGGCCCTGTTCGCCCGCAAGGGCCGCACGGTCTCCCTCACCCCCGCGGGCCGCACCTTCCTCGGCTCGGCGGAACGGGCACTCGCGGAGGTGGAGAAGGCCGCCGACTCGGTACGGGCGGACGCCGACCCCACCGCGGGCAAGGTCGCCTTCGGCTTCCTCCACACGATGGGCTCGGAAACCGTCCCCGCCCTCATCCGCGCCTTCCGCGCCGACCACCCCCGGGTCCGCTTCCAGCTCGTCCAGAACTACGGCGAGGCCATGATCGAACGCCTCCGCGCGGGCGGCCTCGACCTCTGCCTCACCTCACCGGTCCCGGACGCCCCGGACCTGGTCGCCCGCCGTCTGGACGAACAGCGCCTGCGCCTGGTCGTCCCCGAGGACCACCGCCTGGCCACCCGCCGCCGCATCCGTCTGGCGGAGGCCGCCGACGAAACCTTCGTCACCCTGGAACCCGGCTACGGCCTGCGCCGCATCACGGACGACCTCTGCACGGAGGCGGGCTTCGTCCCGCGCGTCGCCTTCGAGGGCGAGGAGGCGGAGACCCTGCGCGGTCTGGTCGCGGCCGGCCTGGGCGTGGCGCTGCTCCCGCCCCCGGCGGTGGCTCGCCCGGGGGTCGTGGAGCTGACGGTGACGGCACCGCGGGCTGCTCGGGAGATCGGCGTGGCCTGGCTGGACGGGCACCCGGACACCCCGCCGGTGGCGGCGTTCAAGAAGTTCCTGCTGTCACGACGGGGGAACCTGCTGCCGGAGTGA
- a CDS encoding L,D-transpeptidase family protein: MRSRRGLALAVAGLTAVPAFVLGTGGTAQAASCTTSKGPYQKQVEKYLHLKVDGKQSAADCKAIRSFQSTYGVTPTIGYAGPVTWRTMQTLTAQKAAGKTPNKAKKCPTNKGRIACVDLTRQITWIQDGSKLKFGPVPVRTGRDGYETRTGARKIYWKHKNHVSSIYHVAMPYSQFFDGGQAFHAVGVKMWNPPGSHGCVNMRTADAKSYWNLLKNGDDVYVYGRKPGT, encoded by the coding sequence ATGCGGAGTCGGCGCGGGCTCGCGCTGGCCGTCGCCGGGCTGACCGCCGTACCGGCGTTCGTGCTCGGCACCGGCGGCACCGCCCAGGCGGCGTCCTGCACGACGTCCAAGGGGCCGTACCAGAAGCAGGTCGAGAAGTACCTGCACCTGAAGGTGGACGGCAAGCAGTCGGCCGCCGACTGCAAGGCGATCCGGTCGTTCCAGAGCACCTACGGGGTCACCCCCACGATCGGTTACGCGGGACCCGTCACCTGGCGCACCATGCAGACGCTCACCGCCCAGAAGGCGGCCGGGAAGACCCCGAACAAGGCCAAGAAGTGCCCCACGAACAAGGGGCGCATCGCATGCGTCGACCTGACCCGGCAGATCACCTGGATCCAGGACGGCAGCAAGCTGAAGTTCGGCCCGGTGCCCGTGCGGACCGGGCGGGACGGGTACGAGACCCGGACCGGCGCCAGGAAGATCTACTGGAAGCACAAGAACCACGTCTCGTCGATCTACCACGTGGCGATGCCGTACTCCCAGTTCTTCGACGGCGGCCAGGCCTTCCACGCCGTGGGCGTGAAGATGTGGAACCCGCCGGGCTCGCACGGTTGCGTCAACATGCGCACAGCCGACGCGAAGTCATACTGGAACCTGTTGAAGAACGGCGACGACGTGTACGTGTACGGGCGCAAGCCCGGGACGTGA
- a CDS encoding HAMP domain-containing histidine kinase, which translates to MSTAVRRSLLAGLRWTSLRLRLVVVFALVALTAAVSASGIAYWLNREAVLTRTQDSALGDFRQEMQARAASLPLGPTKDELQTAAVQIASSSPGYSVLLIDERDTGKPIVGNSDLDTFTLDNVPLSLQEQVNRKQTVKTGNKYPYHLFWQRTSIRGTPYLVAGTKIIGGGPTGYMLKSLDQERQDLNSLAWSLGIATALALVGSALLAQAAATTVLRPVQRLGDAARKLGEGKLDTRLVVSGTDELADLSRTFNRTASSLEKKVADMSAREESSRRFVADMSHELRTPLTAITAVAEVLEDEADSLDPMIAPAVHLVVSETRRLNDLVENLMEVTRFDAGTARLVLDTVDVADQVTACIDARAWLDAVDLDAERGMMVHLDPRRLDVILANLIGNALKHGGSPVRVAVRTEGDDLLIEVRDHGPGIPEDVLPHVFDRFYKASASRPRSEGSGLGLSIAMENAHIHGGDITAANSPDGDGAVFVLRLPRDAETLNRTTEGHDAQIPDEEDDAT; encoded by the coding sequence GTGAGCACGGCTGTGCGGCGGAGCCTGCTCGCCGGGCTCCGCTGGACCAGCCTGCGGCTGCGGCTCGTCGTCGTGTTCGCCCTGGTCGCCCTGACCGCCGCGGTGTCCGCGTCGGGGATCGCGTACTGGCTGAACCGCGAGGCGGTGCTGACCCGTACGCAGGACTCCGCGCTCGGGGACTTCCGTCAGGAGATGCAGGCCCGCGCGGCCTCGCTGCCGCTCGGTCCGACCAAGGACGAACTGCAGACCGCAGCCGTGCAGATAGCGAGCAGCAGTCCCGGATACAGCGTGCTGCTGATCGACGAGCGCGACACCGGCAAGCCGATCGTCGGCAACTCCGACCTGGACACGTTCACGCTCGACAACGTGCCGTTGTCGCTGCAGGAGCAGGTCAACCGGAAGCAGACGGTCAAGACGGGCAACAAGTACCCCTACCACCTGTTCTGGCAGCGCACCTCGATCCGCGGCACGCCGTACCTCGTGGCCGGCACGAAGATCATCGGCGGTGGCCCGACCGGCTACATGCTCAAGTCGCTCGACCAGGAACGGCAGGACCTCAACTCCCTCGCCTGGTCACTGGGGATCGCCACCGCGCTGGCCCTGGTCGGCTCCGCGCTGCTCGCGCAGGCCGCGGCGACGACGGTGCTGCGCCCGGTGCAACGGCTGGGCGACGCCGCCCGCAAGCTCGGCGAGGGCAAGCTGGACACCCGGCTCGTGGTGTCCGGCACCGATGAACTGGCCGACCTCTCGCGTACGTTCAACAGAACGGCGAGCTCGCTGGAGAAGAAGGTCGCGGACATGAGCGCGCGGGAGGAGTCCAGCCGCCGCTTCGTCGCCGACATGTCGCACGAACTGCGCACCCCGCTCACCGCGATCACCGCGGTCGCCGAGGTGCTGGAGGACGAGGCCGACAGCCTGGACCCGATGATCGCGCCCGCCGTGCACCTCGTGGTCAGCGAGACCCGGCGCCTCAACGACCTGGTGGAGAACCTGATGGAGGTCACCCGCTTCGACGCGGGCACGGCCCGGCTGGTCCTCGACACCGTCGACGTCGCCGACCAGGTGACCGCGTGCATCGACGCCCGGGCCTGGCTGGACGCGGTCGACCTGGACGCCGAGCGCGGCATGATGGTCCACCTCGATCCGCGCCGGCTCGACGTGATCCTGGCCAATCTGATCGGCAACGCGCTGAAGCACGGCGGATCGCCGGTCCGGGTCGCCGTACGGACCGAGGGCGACGATCTCCTCATCGAGGTGCGCGACCACGGGCCGGGCATCCCCGAGGACGTGCTGCCGCACGTCTTCGACCGCTTCTACAAGGCCAGCGCCTCCCGGCCGCGCTCCGAGGGCAGCGGTCTCGGGCTGTCGATCGCCATGGAGAACGCGCACATCCACGGCGGCGACATCACCGCGGCGAACTCCCCGGACGGCGACGGCGCGGTGTTCGTCCTGCGGCTGCCGCGCGACGCAGAGACACTGAACCGCACCACCGAGGGTCACGACGCACAGATCCCGGACGAGGAGGACGACGCGACGTGA
- a CDS encoding VanZ family protein: MRQGSGGQAVIRFRAVGVSLLLAHLLLVGWLTLRPLDVPWMTAANLQPFAGIKADLSLGPVTAARRIGKELLLLAPLGVLLPMAGGRLFVSPWSSLARTVAAGALISLAIELGQTGVPGQVVDVDSLILNTAGVALAHVLIVPAWRARQRRRTQQLVRPLPRIGHEAPQGSTPTISRVGIAP, from the coding sequence GTGCGTCAAGGTTCGGGCGGCCAAGCCGTCATCCGCTTCCGCGCGGTCGGAGTGTCACTCCTCCTCGCGCATCTGCTGCTCGTCGGGTGGCTGACTCTGCGCCCGCTGGACGTGCCGTGGATGACCGCCGCCAACCTCCAGCCCTTCGCCGGCATCAAGGCCGACCTGTCCCTCGGCCCGGTCACCGCCGCCCGCCGCATCGGCAAGGAGCTCCTGCTGCTGGCCCCGCTGGGCGTCCTGCTGCCGATGGCCGGGGGGCGCCTGTTCGTGTCCCCCTGGTCCTCGCTGGCCCGTACGGTCGCGGCCGGGGCACTGATCTCGCTGGCGATCGAGCTCGGCCAGACCGGGGTGCCCGGCCAGGTCGTCGACGTCGACTCGCTGATCCTCAACACCGCGGGCGTCGCGCTCGCCCACGTACTGATCGTCCCGGCGTGGCGGGCGCGGCAGCGCCGCCGCACACAGCAGCTGGTCCGGCCGCTCCCCCGGATCGGCCATGAGGCCCCTCAGGGGTCGACCCCGACGATTTCCAGGGTCGGTATCGCCCCGTAG
- a CDS encoding alpha/beta hydrolase: protein MAQRALPLPAARLGRAVRTAGASTAVSGVVLLLPDGEPCSYRRPSPFSYALQLPLARSLARAGGDDGLAAHVVHYRCRGWNTTDAQLAADAEWAVDEVVRRYGDIPVCLAGHGMGGRAALRAGGHPAVSSVLAMAPWLPGEADAEPEPVKHLVGRQVLLVHGTNDARSDPELSFRLAERAKKSNRDTCRFEVHSDGHSLRQHHAEVTALAADFVRGSLFAHNYARPVADALAAPPPLGLRMPLAAGFGKSLRG from the coding sequence ATGGCACAGCGCGCACTACCCCTGCCTGCTGCGAGGCTGGGACGGGCCGTCAGAACGGCCGGAGCATCCACCGCGGTCAGCGGAGTGGTCCTGCTGCTCCCGGACGGCGAGCCCTGCTCGTACCGCCGCCCCTCCCCCTTCTCGTACGCCCTCCAGCTCCCGCTGGCCCGCTCCCTGGCCCGCGCCGGGGGCGACGACGGCCTCGCCGCGCACGTGGTGCACTACCGCTGCCGCGGCTGGAACACGACGGACGCGCAGCTCGCGGCGGACGCCGAATGGGCGGTGGACGAGGTCGTCCGCCGCTACGGCGACATCCCGGTCTGCCTGGCCGGCCACGGCATGGGCGGCCGGGCGGCCCTCCGCGCCGGCGGCCACCCGGCGGTGAGCTCGGTCCTCGCGATGGCCCCGTGGCTGCCGGGCGAGGCGGACGCCGAACCGGAGCCGGTGAAACACCTGGTCGGCCGTCAGGTCCTGCTGGTGCACGGCACGAACGACGCCCGCTCGGACCCGGAGCTCTCCTTCCGCCTGGCCGAGCGCGCGAAGAAGTCCAACCGCGACACCTGCCGCTTCGAGGTCCACTCGGACGGCCACTCCCTGCGCCAGCACCACGCCGAAGTCACCGCCCTGGCAGCGGACTTCGTACGCGGTTCCCTGTTCGCCCACAACTACGCCCGCCCGGTCGCGGACGCCCTGGCGGCTCCGCCGCCCCTGGGCCTGCGGATGCCGCTGGCGGCGGGGTTCGGCAAGTCGCTGCGGGGGTGA